Within the Thermoproteales archaeon genome, the region TAATAGATTTAATTAAATATTTATTCGAAATTATGGCTTTTAATTTAGATGATAAAACGAAATTGCTAAAAATAGAGAAAACTGTTATGTTAATTGTTGCCTTGATATTGTCGGAGGTTACTGTTTCGGCGCGTTTTAGTCTAGCAGATCCCTACGCAATAGAAGTCGTACTTAATAAGCCTGGGGTAACCTATGATTTAACAGTATTGGCAGAAATGGAAAACGTCAGGAAAATAGGCAGCTCTCAAGTATATTCTGTCTTTGTTTATGAGAGCTTGATAAAGAGGTTCCGGATAAAAAATGTTAAAAAATTTGAAGAATCTATAGGCTCCAAAATAGTTCTGGTTTAGATATAAGTTAAGAGGAGGTTAGTGAATATAGCTAGAAAAATTATTTCTAAATCCAGCAATATTTATTGATCTTAAACTCTTAATGCTAACCCAATGTTAAACTGAGGTGAATGATATTTCGTATTTTTCCTGTATACCCTTTATTAACGCTTTTCTTTCTCTAAAGAAGTATTTTCCAAAGTAGGAAGCTAACCTCTTGACTTCTTCCTTATACTCGTCTATTACGTTATTTTTCTCTTTTGGATCTTTTTTAAGATTGTATAACTCATCTATTTCTCCCTCAGGTCTAAGTATTAGAGACCATTCTTTATCCCTTATACACCTATCTATCCCCTCGTGGTATCCGATAATCACAGCTTTTCTATGCTCTCTTTCTTCACCCTTGACAATATCTGAAAAACTCTTACCATGCATACTTTTTGTATTATTGCTTAAGCCTAATAAATCGAGTAGAGTGGGCAGAACATCTGGAAATTGGATTAGCGAATCTATAATCCTATGCTCGCACTCTGGTGTTCGTATAATGAATGGAACTTTAACCAGCTCGTTATAAAGCCTATCAGTTCCTTTGAGGAATTTACCATGGTCAGCTAACGGATGCCCGTGATCAGCTGTTAAAACTATTATCGTGTTGTCAAGAAGGTTCAAGTCTTCAACGGCATCCAAGAAATATCCTACCCAATAATCAACAAATGAAACTTCGCCAGCATATAGTCCTCTTATGTATTTGATTTCTTCGTTGGATGCCCATTCGCTGGCATATCCTCCCATTGGAAGTATCAGTCTAGGTCCATGATAGGCTGAGTCGGTATAAGTGTCAAATCTTGGCGGTGGGTCCCATGGCTCGTGTGGATCGAAGCAGTCTATCCATAAAAGGAATGGCTTATCTTCATGGATGTTCTTTTGGAGCCATTTTACTGCTGTAGTGAATACTTGCGCTGGAAAGTAGTCTTCTTCCTTTGTAAAATCTTCGGTGTTTGCTAAAAACTGTTCGACCCTCCTCTTCCATACTTCTGTATATTTTTCGTTTACATAATCTTCGACTTTTTTCTTTAGGGGCTTGTTTGATGCATAGGCGTCGTATTCCTGTCCTCTTATCCATATGAAGCTGTGAAAGCTCCTGTGGAAATTCATGTCAGGCTTGAAAAAGTGGTAGGTGTCTGTTATGAGAGCATTTTTGTATCCTTCTTTTGCCAGTATATCGGCAATGGTTATTTCCTTTGGATACGGGTATAATGGTTCCCAAGGCTTATACGGGAGGGTATATTGTCCAGTCATCCATTCAGTTCTCACGGGTATTGTCGGTAACCCGTTCGGGTAGACGTTTGTGAATACGAGCGATTTTTCTGCGAGCTTGTCTATGTTTGGAGTTTTGCAAGGTTCTATACCTGGGAATGCTGGTTTTCCTTTATTATAAAAGCTTACGTGGTCTTGTCTGAGACTGTCAAGAACTATAAAAATAATGTTGTTTTTTCCCATTTTATATCACTCTATTGCATTTAACAATTTAATGTAAAATTTACTTTTCGGTTGTAATATGCTATCCTAGTGATTGATGGAGAAGAAGTCTTGCGCATCAACTCTTTAGTTTTTAGCAGTCAACAATAGTTAATACTTTAAAATTATCTAAATTATAGTTAGTCAAGAAGCCTAGAATTATTACAGCGCTCATAGCTAAGTAAACTAGTGAGATCTATGATATCAGAAGAAGTATTTGAGGCAATATCTCATCCCATACGTATACAGATCTTGAAGAAGCTGGCAGAAAAGCCT harbors:
- a CDS encoding sulfatase; the encoded protein is MGKNNIIFIVLDSLRQDHVSFYNKGKPAFPGIEPCKTPNIDKLAEKSLVFTNVYPNGLPTIPVRTEWMTGQYTLPYKPWEPLYPYPKEITIADILAKEGYKNALITDTYHFFKPDMNFHRSFHSFIWIRGQEYDAYASNKPLKKKVEDYVNEKYTEVWKRRVEQFLANTEDFTKEEDYFPAQVFTTAVKWLQKNIHEDKPFLLWIDCFDPHEPWDPPPRFDTYTDSAYHGPRLILPMGGYASEWASNEEIKYIRGLYAGEVSFVDYWVGYFLDAVEDLNLLDNTIIVLTADHGHPLADHGKFLKGTDRLYNELVKVPFIIRTPECEHRIIDSLIQFPDVLPTLLDLLGLSNNTKSMHGKSFSDIVKGEEREHRKAVIIGYHEGIDRCIRDKEWSLILRPEGEIDELYNLKKDPKEKNNVIDEYKEEVKRLASYFGKYFFRERKALIKGIQEKYEISFTSV